One Thermodesulfobacteriota bacterium DNA segment encodes these proteins:
- a CDS encoding DUF2207 domain-containing protein — translation MTKARAALIILALAFFAVLMPAADAEEIRSFHSDIYIDESGSLTVVEDIEYDFQYAERHGIYRYIPYKYDYGYKRYSIKIDVKDVTDFDGNPYRYKVSTEGSVVNIRIGDPDRTVTGVHGYRIEYTVRGAAAFFEDHDELYWNVTGDEWRVPIEKAGARVYLPEGAAGEIKAECYTGHRGATGRDCTASATDSEAEFAATRALWAGEGLTTVTGFPKGTVKEPSGLEKLLRLLSDNWYFVLPFATFFGMFYIWRTSGRDPEGRGSVMVRYEPPEGFTPAEAGTLIDERADVADITSTVIDLAVRGYLRIEEETSTKFYFFSDRDYKLIKTKEAAQGELKPHEKKVLDGIFKTGGEVEISDLRNKFYRELPGIKKSLYDELVGGGYFPGDPEKVKGIYKWAGIILLIIGFALFTNFLLKISIALSGVIILAWSGSMPRKTREGALANEELLGFKEFIDKAEKSRIEALAKDDPTLFDRVLPFALVFGLEEKWADAFKDIYREPPGWYSSPGYANSFTPRVFAADIGRSLGVMNSTFASAPRKSGGSGFGGGGSSGGGFGGGGGGSW, via the coding sequence ATGACTAAAGCGCGCGCCGCTCTTATAATCCTCGCCCTCGCCTTCTTTGCCGTCCTTATGCCGGCGGCCGATGCGGAGGAGATAAGGAGCTTCCATTCGGACATATACATAGACGAGAGCGGGAGCCTCACCGTCGTCGAGGACATAGAGTACGACTTTCAATATGCGGAGAGGCACGGCATATACAGGTACATCCCTTATAAATACGATTACGGTTACAAGCGTTACAGCATAAAGATAGACGTTAAGGATGTGACGGACTTCGACGGGAACCCTTATCGGTATAAGGTGAGCACGGAGGGTTCGGTGGTAAACATCCGGATAGGGGACCCGGACAGGACCGTAACCGGGGTGCACGGGTACAGGATCGAGTATACAGTGAGGGGGGCCGCGGCGTTCTTCGAAGACCACGACGAGCTTTACTGGAACGTGACGGGGGACGAGTGGAGGGTGCCGATAGAGAAGGCCGGCGCCAGGGTATATCTCCCCGAGGGAGCGGCGGGAGAAATCAAGGCGGAATGTTATACGGGCCACCGGGGAGCGACCGGCAGGGACTGCACGGCGTCCGCGACTGACAGCGAGGCGGAGTTCGCCGCCACGCGCGCCCTTTGGGCGGGAGAGGGCCTTACCACCGTGACCGGGTTTCCGAAGGGGACCGTAAAGGAGCCCTCGGGGCTCGAGAAATTACTCCGGCTCCTTTCGGACAACTGGTATTTCGTCCTGCCCTTCGCGACGTTCTTCGGGATGTTCTACATCTGGCGGACGAGCGGACGCGACCCCGAGGGAAGGGGCTCCGTAATGGTAAGGTACGAGCCGCCCGAGGGATTCACCCCGGCCGAGGCGGGGACGCTCATAGACGAGAGGGCGGACGTCGCGGACATAACGTCTACAGTCATAGACCTCGCCGTGAGGGGATATCTCAGGATCGAAGAGGAGACGTCGACGAAATTCTATTTCTTCTCGGACAGGGACTACAAGCTCATAAAGACGAAGGAGGCCGCGCAGGGGGAGCTCAAGCCCCACGAGAAGAAGGTGCTCGACGGGATTTTCAAGACCGGCGGCGAGGTGGAGATCTCGGACCTCAGGAATAAGTTCTACAGGGAGCTGCCCGGCATAAAGAAGTCCCTTTACGACGAGCTGGTCGGAGGCGGATACTTCCCCGGGGACCCGGAGAAGGTGAAGGGGATTTACAAGTGGGCGGGGATCATACTGCTCATAATAGGCTTTGCCCTCTTTACGAACTTTCTGCTCAAGATTTCGATCGCCCTCTCGGGCGTGATAATACTCGCGTGGTCGGGATCCATGCCGAGAAAAACGAGGGAGGGAGCGCTCGCGAACGAAGAGCTCCTCGGCTTTAAGGAATTCATCGACAAGGCCGAGAAAAGCCGTATCGAGGCGCTCGCGAAGGACGACCCTACCCTCTTCGACAGGGTCCTGCCCTTCGCGCTCGTATTCGGGCTCGAAGAGAAGTGGGCCGACGCGTTCAAGGACATATACAGGGAGCCGCCGGGCTGGTATTCGTCGCCGGGATATGCGAATTCCTTTACGCCGAGGGTTTTCGCCGCCGACATAGGAAGGAGCCTCGGGGTGATGAACAGCACGTTCGCGTCCGCCCCGAGGAAGTCGGGCGGGAGCGGGTTCGGAGGGGGCGGGTCGAGCGGAGGCGGATTCGGAGGCGGAGGAGGGGGGTCGTGGTAG
- a CDS encoding LemA family protein, with product MTGTLIVLAVIAAVAFALVGIYNGLVKLRNMAEQAWSDVDVQLKRRYDLIPNLVETVKGYASHEKSTFESVVEARSRAMQATTPEAKAEAENFLQSTLKSLFALSEAYPDLKANQNFLELQAELSRIEEQIQLARRYYNAVVRDLNTKIETVPSNFVANMFGFRKKEYFELDSEAERTAPKVSFGQ from the coding sequence ATGACCGGGACACTTATAGTTCTTGCCGTTATAGCGGCGGTAGCGTTCGCTTTAGTCGGGATTTACAACGGGCTCGTCAAGCTGAGGAACATGGCCGAGCAGGCATGGTCGGACGTGGACGTTCAGCTAAAGAGAAGATACGACCTCATACCGAACCTCGTCGAGACCGTGAAGGGATACGCATCCCACGAAAAGTCCACCTTCGAGAGCGTGGTCGAGGCGAGGAGCCGGGCCATGCAGGCCACGACACCAGAGGCCAAGGCCGAGGCGGAAAACTTCCTCCAGTCGACGCTCAAGAGTCTCTTCGCCCTTTCGGAGGCATATCCGGACCTTAAGGCGAACCAGAATTTCCTCGAGCTCCAGGCCGAGCTTTCGAGGATAGAGGAGCAGATACAGCTCGCTCGCCGTTATTACAACGCCGTCGTCAGGGACCTCAATACGAAGATAGAAACGGTTCCGAGCAACTTCGTGGCCAACATGTTCGGCTTCCGGAAGAAGGAGTATTTCGAGCTCGATTCAGAGGCCGAGAGAACCGCTCCGAAAGTAAGCTTCGGCCAGTAA